The following proteins are co-located in the Vanessa atalanta chromosome 11, ilVanAtal1.2, whole genome shotgun sequence genome:
- the LOC125067499 gene encoding uncharacterized protein LOC125067499 — MYTRKALGIEKHRRYDPKRERIMSVQSGPASEKRQVLDSRALLSENNHVNVITTETSDAVIDNGSDDDVIEVVRDEAPIEILSDGEEMEIEKSKQANVSFSQHFNFAAPNTPAETTLDERELSEQEDPLKSNFCEIENTFTMSAHETNAVPVITRTASLEDLAKADDKSNHDSSGENCFINVTDVGNSSENEAEQLKQKVQQDLNLNLEKDQSLNINVSDVPIDNSLANTMTSDSERMQ, encoded by the exons ATGTATACAAGGAAGGCTCTAGGTATTGAAAAACATAGAAGATATGACCCAAAAAGAGAAAGAATCA TGTCCGTCCAAAGCGGTCCCGCGTCAGAGAAGAGGCAGGTGTTAGATAGCAGGGCCTTAC tttCAGAAAATAATCACGTGAACGTCATAACAACGGAAACGAGCGATGCGGTGATTGATAACGGTTCAGATGATGACGTCATCGAAGTCGTGAGGGACGAGGCGCCCATCGAAATACTGTCAGACGGTGAAGAAATGGAAATCGAGAAATCTAAGCAAGCAAATGTGTCCTTTTCTCAACATTTCAACTTCGCCGCGCCAAATACTCCAGCGGAAACGACATTAGACGAGAGAGAATTAAGTGAGCAAGAAGATCCACTTAAAAGTAATTTCTGTGAAATTGAAAACACTTTTACGATGTCAGCACATGAAACGAACGCAGTACCAGTCATCACTCGCACCGCATCTTTAGAAGACCTGGCTAAGGCAGATGACAAATCGAACCATGACAGCAGCGGTGAAAACTGTTTTATAAACGTGACTGACGTTGGGAACAGCTCAGAAAACGAGGCGGAGCAACTTAAACAAAAAGTGCaacaagatttaaatttaaatttagaaaaagatCAATCATTAAACATTAATGTATCGGACGTTCCTATAGATAACTCATTAGCCAATACGATGACTAGCGACAGTGAGAGAATGCAGTag